A region of the Roseovarius nanhaiticus genome:
CGACGGCGACCTTGCCTGCCATCATGGTGTCAGTTGCGCGGCGGATACCATCGACGAGGCTCTCTTTGCAGCCATACTTGTTGTCGAATTTCGACTTGGTGACAGAGTCGTTCACGTTGATCGCCGGGAAGGGCAGCAGGCCCTTCTTGTGCAGATCATAGAGGCGGTGAACGCCGGTTGTCGTCTCTTCGCTAACGCCCTTGATCGCGTCGCGCGTCTTGGTGAACCAGCCGGGGCTTTCTTTCATGCGCTTCTTGATCTGGGCGAAAACGGCCACTTCCTCTTCGGATTGCGGCACTTCGATCAGGTCCGTCTCGCCCGCCTCGACGCGCGCGCCCAGTAGCACGTAAAGCGTCGCATCGCCCCCATCGTCGAGGATCATGTTCGCGCCTTCGGAGAACTGGAAAGAGCGGTCGAGATAGTCCCAATGCTCTTCCAGCGTCTGACCCTTGATGGCGAAAACGGGCGTGCCGCCCTCGGCGATCGCCGCCGCCGCGTGATCCTGCGTGGAAAAGATGTTGCACGACGCCCAGCGCACATCGGCGCCCAGAGCGTTCAGAGTCTCGATCAGGACGGCGGTCTGGATCGTCATATGAAGCGAGCCGACGATGCGCGCGCCCTTCAGTGGCTGCGCGTCGCTAAACTCTTCGCGCAGGGCCATCAGGCCCGGCATCTCGGTTTCGGCGATATCAAGTTCCTTGCGGCCATAGGCGGCCAGATTGATGTCCTTGACGATATAGTCTTTTGCCATTTTGAGCGGCTCCTCGGAATAACGGGTTGCCGGGCAGATAGCACCGGGGGGGCATTGCGGCAATGCTGGAATACCGGGGCACCGGGCGCTAAGAAGTTCAGGCAACCAAAGGGTAAGGGGCGCATCATGGCTAAACCGCGGGCATGGCAAAAGATGCTGTCGGGCCGCAGGCTGGACCTGCTGGACCCGACGCCGATGGATATCGAGATCGGCGATATCGCGCATGGCCTCGCCTTTGTGGCGCGTTGGAATGGGCAGACACTTGGTGATTTTGCCTATTCGGTGGCTGAACATTCATTGCTGGTCGAAGATATCTTTCGCCGCATCGCACCCGGCGCACCACCCAAATGGCAGTTGGCCGCACTTCTGCACGATGCGCCCGAATACGTGATCGGCGACATGATCTCGCCAGTGAAAAATGCGGTTGGCCCCGGCTATGACGAGATGGACCAGCGGCTAAGTGCCGCGATCCATATCCGTTTCGGCCTGCCCGCGGTCCTGCCCGTCAGCATCAAAAAGCAAATCAAGAAGGCCGACAAGGTCAGCGCCTGGATGGAGGCCACTCAGATTGCGGGATTCGACACCGCCGAGGCGGACCGCTTTTTCGGCCGGCCCGATCCCGCGCTGATGGAGGGGTTGCAGATCCGCCTGCGTCCTCCACTGGACGCACGCGCCGATTTCACCGCACGGACCGATGCACTGCTGGAGCGGATGACATGATCACCGTGCGCCGCGCCACACCGCTTGACGCGCCGCCAATGGCCGAACTGCTGAACGAGATCGTCGGCGAGGGCGGCACCACGGCCCGAACTCAGCCCATCACCAGCCGCGAGATGGCCCAGATGATGGCGGGCGCGCTCGACCGCTCAGCCTGGCATGTCGCACTGAACGACGATGGCGCGCTGCGCGGCTTCCAATACATTCGCCCCATTGACGAGCTGCCGCCCGAGGCCTGCGATATAGCGACCTTCGTGCAGGTGGGCCGCACCGGCCTCGGCATCGGATCGGCTCTTTTTGCCGCCACGGCCAAGGCTGCCAAGGCGATGGGCTATGTCTGGATCAACGCCAATATCCGCGCCGATAACGAAGGCGGGCTGATCTATTACCAAAGCCGCGGCTTTCGCGACTATGCCCGGCGCGAGGATGTGATGCTCGCCTCGGGTCAGCGTGTGGACAAGATCCTGAAACGCTACGAGATCTAGCGCGTCAATCACCGCCCTCTCACCCTTGCGTGAGCCTGTGTTGCGGTGGGTTGGCGCAGCTGCGCCCTTGCGCCATGGTAATCCCAAATCCAAGGAGGACATGCCATGACCAACGTCATGACCAATATCAAGACAGTGCTGCTGGGCGGCCTGATCGCCGTCGGCTTTGCCGCGCAGGGCGAGCCCGCGCAGGCCGCTGAAACACGCACGCTGACCGTCGCGGGTGGCTGCTTCTGGTGTGTCGAAGCCGATTTCGAAAAGGTCAAAGGCGTCAGCGAAGTCGTCTCGGGCTATACCGGCGGCACCACTGACAATCCGACTTACAAGCAGGTGACCGGCGGGAATACCGGCCATTACGAGGCGGTCCAGATCATGTACGATCCCGAGGTCGTCACCCGCCCACAACTTCTGCATATGTTCTTGCGTTCGGTGGATCCGCTGGATGCCGGCGGCCAGTTCTGCGATCGCGGCGACAGCTACCGCACCGCGATCTTTGCCGATGGCGCGGCCGCAGAAGATGCGCAGCAGGCCGTTGCCGCCGCCGAAAAGGATCTGGGCCAAGACATCGTCACCCCGATCCTGCCCGAGCAGACCTTCTACGAGGCCGAGGATTACCATCAGAACTACTACAAAAGCGACGAAACTCGCTTTACCCGCTTCGGGATAAGGACTTACGCCGAAGCGTATAAGCTCTACCGCGATGCCTGTCAGCGCGACGCGCGTGTGCGCCAGATCTGGGGTGAAGCTGCGCCTTTCGCCGGCCAGTAATCACAGCGGTGCCGCCCAGCCCGGCAGTTTGATCCGGGCCATGGGCGCGCCCCTGCTTTTTCTTGGTTTCAAGTACCCAAAATCCCGCCCGTGGCCGGGTGCGGTTCGTCAGTCGGTCAGCCCCGCAGCCGCCCCCAGCGCCATCAGCCCGGCTTGCCAGACGGCGGCGCGCGGCACCGCCTCGGCCATGACGCCCTGCACCGCCAGCGCGGGGGCATAAGGCGCGGCAGCGCCGATAATCCGCAACTCCTGGCCCAGCCAGTAGGCGCGCATCGCGGCCAATTCAGCGCCCAGCAGATGGCCCAGAACCGCCGCCGCATCGCCGCCCAGCACCGCTGCGTTCAGATGCACGGCCAAACGCTCGGGGCGGGACATCGTATCGCCCAGCGCGCCAGTGTCGAACCTGGCCCCACCCGACCCCATCGGCGCGCCAAGCGCGGCCGCAAGCCGCCCGGTCGCCGCCCCCTGAAAGCTGACGATCTCGCGGGCGCTGACATGTACCCAATGCGTGACCTCAGCCTCGGGGATCAGAATGATACCGTCCCAATCCGGCTGCGCCCGCAGCGCGCCCGCGATCAGGACGCGCGCCGACGGATCGAGCCGTGCTGCGGGCGCGATTTGCTGCACGGCGCTCAGAGACCTCGCACCTTGAGGCAAGAGAGAGGTCGGCGGCGCATCACTGGCCGCATCGTTCAAGGTGATCAGACGCTCTGGCAAAACTCCGGCCGCGCGCGCCGCGTCATCTGCATCCGCCACATCATGCGCACGCACAGCACCGCCATCAACTGCGTAGAGAGTCACGCGGCCAGCCTGGGGCAAAAGAACGCCCCAAGCCTCCGACGAGGGATCGGCCATCAATTTCGGTCCGACAGCTGCGCGACGATACCGCGTACATCATACCCGGCATTCGCCGCCGCCGCGACAATCTGGTCGGGCGGTGTAACGCCGACCTGCGTGATGCTCCAGACGGTCGTGCAGCGCGTGCCACTGCGGCAATAGGCCAGCACCGGCGCCGGCAAATCTGCCAGTGCTGCCTTGAACTCCTCGACATCTGCTTCGGTCAACTGCCCCGAGACGATGGGTACGGCGCGAAACTCCAGACCGGCCTCACGGGCCGCGGCAGCGATGCCGGCGATGTCGGGCTGACCCGGATCTTCATCATCGGGACGGTTGCACATGATGGCCTTGAAGCCCGCCTCCTTGATCGCGGGCACATCGGCGGGCGCGATCTGGGCTGAAACGCTGAAATCATCGGTAATCTTGCGCAGGTCCATTGGGCGGCTCCTTGATGAGGGTTGCGTGCAATATGGTCGCAAAGCCACCTCGGTTTCAATGCCCCGCCCCGTTGACAATCCGCGCGTCCCCGCCAACCCTGCCGGCTGCATCCAAAGGGGGGCGGCATGGACAAGCGTTGGGAATTCTGGATCGACCGCGGCGGCACCTTTACCGATATTGTGGCGGTTGATCCCACCGGCGCGCTGCACACGCACAAGCTTCTGTCGGAGAACCCCGAGCGGTACGAAGATGCGGCGGTTGAGGGCATCCGCCAACTGATGGGTCAGCGCGCGTTGCCCGCAGACAGTATCGCCGCCGTCAAGATGGGCACAACGGTCGCTACCAACGCCCTCCTCGAGCGCAAGGGCGAGCCTGTCCTCCTGATGATCACGCGCGGCTTTCGCGATCTGCTGCTGATTGGATACCAGACGCGGCCCCGCCTCTTCGACCTCGATATCAAGCGGCCCGACCTTCTTTATACCGACGTTGCCGAACTGGACGAGCGGCTGGATGCCGAAGGTGCGGTTTTGAGCCCCTTGGACGAGGATGCAGCACGCGCTGCCCTGCAAACCGCCTATGAGAACGGCCTCCGGGCCGTCGCCATTGCCGGGCTGCATGCCTATCTTAACCCGGCGCATGAGGCGCGCGTCGCCCGGATTGCGCGCGAGGTGGGTTTTACACAGGTCAGCACCAGTCACGAAGTCAGCCGCCTTGCCAAGCTGGTCGGGCGCGGCGACACCACGGTCGTTGATGCATATCTTTCGCCCATTCTGCGGCGCTATGTGGACCGCGTCGCGGATGCGCTGGATCTTGGCACGGCGTGCGAGCGCCTTTTGTTCATGCAGTCCAATGGCGGCCTGACCGAGGCGCGCCGCTTTCAGGGCAAGGACGCAATCCTGTCGGGCCCCGCAGGCGGCATCGTCGGCATGGTGCATACCGGTCGCGCGGCCGGGCATGATCGGCTGATCGGCTTTGACATGGGCGGCACGTCGACCGATGTCAGCCACTACGCCGGCGAGTACGAGCGCAGCTTCGAGACCGAGGTCGCGGGTGTACGCATGCGCGCACCGATGATGGACATTCACACCGTCGCGGCGGGCGGTGGCAGCATCTGCAAGTTCGAGGATGGCCGCTTTCAGGTCGGCCCCGAAAGTGCGGGCGCCGATCCCGGACCCGCCTGCTATCGCCGGGGAGGCCCCCTGACAGTCACGGATTGCAACGTCATGTTGGGCAAGCTCAGCCCCGATCATTTCCCCCAGGTCTTTGGCAAGGACGGCGATCTGCCCCTCGACGCCGAGGTGGTGCGCACGAAATTCACCACGCTGGCGGATGACGTGGCCAAGGCCACCGGCGAGTCGCCCCTCAGCCCCGAGGAAATGGCCCAAGGCTTCTTGCGCATCGCCGTCGACAACATGGCGAATGCGATCAAGAAGATCAGCGTGCAGCGCGGGCATGACGTCACGCGCTATACGCTCCAATGCTTTGGTGGGGCGGGCGGGCAACATGCCTGCGGGGTCGCAGATGCACTCGGAATCACGCGGGTCCTGATCCATCCCTATGCTGGCGTGCTGTCGGCCTATGGCATGGGCCTGGCCCCAATCACCGCAATGCAAGAAGCG
Encoded here:
- the msrA gene encoding peptide-methionine (S)-S-oxide reductase MsrA, whose product is MTNVMTNIKTVLLGGLIAVGFAAQGEPAQAAETRTLTVAGGCFWCVEADFEKVKGVSEVVSGYTGGTTDNPTYKQVTGGNTGHYEAVQIMYDPEVVTRPQLLHMFLRSVDPLDAGGQFCDRGDSYRTAIFADGAAAEDAQQAVAAAEKDLGQDIVTPILPEQTFYEAEDYHQNYYKSDETRFTRFGIRTYAEAYKLYRDACQRDARVRQIWGEAAPFAGQ
- a CDS encoding 2-dehydro-3-deoxygalactonokinase; this translates as MADPSSEAWGVLLPQAGRVTLYAVDGGAVRAHDVADADDAARAAGVLPERLITLNDAASDAPPTSLLPQGARSLSAVQQIAPAARLDPSARVLIAGALRAQPDWDGIILIPEAEVTHWVHVSAREIVSFQGAATGRLAAALGAPMGSGGARFDTGALGDTMSRPERLAVHLNAAVLGGDAAAVLGHLLGAELAAMRAYWLGQELRIIGAAAPYAPALAVQGVMAEAVPRAAVWQAGLMALGAAAGLTD
- the ahcY gene encoding adenosylhomocysteinase; amino-acid sequence: MAKDYIVKDINLAAYGRKELDIAETEMPGLMALREEFSDAQPLKGARIVGSLHMTIQTAVLIETLNALGADVRWASCNIFSTQDHAAAAIAEGGTPVFAIKGQTLEEHWDYLDRSFQFSEGANMILDDGGDATLYVLLGARVEAGETDLIEVPQSEEEVAVFAQIKKRMKESPGWFTKTRDAIKGVSEETTTGVHRLYDLHKKGLLPFPAINVNDSVTKSKFDNKYGCKESLVDGIRRATDTMMAGKVAVVLGYGDVGKGSAASLAGAGARVKVTEVDPICALQAAMDGFEVVLLEDVLATADIFITTTGNKDVIRIEHMREMKDMAIVGNIGHFDNEIQVANLKNHKWTNIKEQVDMIEMPSGNRLILLSEGRLLNLGNATGHPSFVMSASFTNQVLAQIELWQNGGQYKNEVYILPKHLDEKVARLHLERIGVKLTPLSKDQADYIGVTPEGPFKPEHYRY
- a CDS encoding HD domain-containing protein, producing the protein MAKPRAWQKMLSGRRLDLLDPTPMDIEIGDIAHGLAFVARWNGQTLGDFAYSVAEHSLLVEDIFRRIAPGAPPKWQLAALLHDAPEYVIGDMISPVKNAVGPGYDEMDQRLSAAIHIRFGLPAVLPVSIKKQIKKADKVSAWMEATQIAGFDTAEADRFFGRPDPALMEGLQIRLRPPLDARADFTARTDALLERMT
- a CDS encoding GNAT family N-acetyltransferase, whose product is MITVRRATPLDAPPMAELLNEIVGEGGTTARTQPITSREMAQMMAGALDRSAWHVALNDDGALRGFQYIRPIDELPPEACDIATFVQVGRTGLGIGSALFAATAKAAKAMGYVWINANIRADNEGGLIYYQSRGFRDYARREDVMLASGQRVDKILKRYEI
- a CDS encoding TIGR01244 family sulfur transferase, producing MDLRKITDDFSVSAQIAPADVPAIKEAGFKAIMCNRPDDEDPGQPDIAGIAAAAREAGLEFRAVPIVSGQLTEADVEEFKAALADLPAPVLAYCRSGTRCTTVWSITQVGVTPPDQIVAAAANAGYDVRGIVAQLSDRN